In Aliiglaciecola sp. LCG003, a genomic segment contains:
- a CDS encoding Gldg family protein: MSRTSTSLILILLAMLFFALTVLNNQLLSPLRLDLTENQVYSLSAGSKEIVANIDEPINLYFFYSDKSSKGMTTLRNYASRVESMLREYAKAAPGKINLKVIDPEPFSEAEDQASQYGLTAATIGNLGDSIYLGLAATNALDDQETIGFFDPQQEKFLEYEVSKLIHKLSKPKSVKVSIVSDLPLAGGQNPMSGRFDPAWTFYTQLQQLYDVEQVANNAEALPDLTDVLLLVHPKDLSQSLIYQIDQYVMKGGKLMVFVDPNNESDPMAMMAGMGATGPNSSNLVQLFDAWGLNFNAEQVLLDAQLGLDIRTAEGGVARHFGFIGVQSEQLDRDDVTTSNLEVINGASFGVFTKKEGSNLRWVPLMKSSSNTDLLDVAAYTTNRDPMELSRDFSNDNRQYVLAARLMGKANSAFENAPEGDSTGEFQRSTQQLNVIVVADTDLLADRFWVQQANFFGETVFTPFANNGDFVTNTVENLAGSNALISIRSRGTFARPFKTVDALTFEAERKFREQEQLLQLQLEETEQQLSQLQSQQTDSATLVISPQQQQAVDDFMAKRIEIRKALRDVRHQLDKDIEELGNWLKFINIAVAPIVLMLILLLLARLLRTKSKGNEGAAS; this comes from the coding sequence ATGAGTCGCACTTCCACCTCTTTAATTTTGATACTGTTAGCGATGTTATTTTTTGCCCTGACGGTATTAAACAATCAATTGTTAAGTCCACTTCGTTTGGATTTAACCGAGAATCAGGTGTATTCCCTATCTGCAGGCAGCAAAGAAATTGTCGCCAACATAGACGAGCCAATTAACCTGTATTTTTTCTATTCAGATAAATCGTCAAAAGGCATGACTACCCTGCGTAACTATGCGTCTCGGGTGGAAAGTATGTTGCGTGAATACGCAAAAGCGGCCCCCGGCAAGATTAATCTAAAAGTCATAGACCCAGAGCCTTTCTCTGAGGCTGAAGATCAGGCCAGCCAGTATGGTTTAACTGCAGCAACTATTGGGAATTTAGGCGATTCTATTTATCTTGGTTTAGCAGCCACCAACGCATTAGATGACCAAGAAACAATTGGCTTTTTTGATCCTCAGCAGGAAAAATTCTTGGAGTATGAAGTTAGTAAATTGATTCACAAATTGTCCAAGCCAAAAAGTGTCAAAGTGTCGATTGTCAGTGACCTGCCACTTGCTGGTGGCCAGAATCCGATGTCAGGACGATTTGATCCGGCTTGGACTTTCTACACTCAGTTGCAGCAATTGTACGACGTGGAGCAAGTTGCCAACAATGCTGAGGCATTGCCAGACTTGACCGATGTATTGTTGTTAGTGCATCCCAAAGATTTATCTCAAAGCCTGATTTATCAAATTGACCAATATGTGATGAAAGGTGGCAAGTTAATGGTTTTTGTCGATCCCAATAACGAGTCAGATCCTATGGCCATGATGGCAGGAATGGGGGCCACGGGGCCTAACAGTTCAAACCTAGTGCAGTTGTTTGATGCTTGGGGATTGAATTTCAATGCTGAGCAAGTCCTGCTAGATGCACAATTAGGCCTAGATATTCGAACCGCAGAGGGGGGGGTTGCCCGTCACTTTGGCTTTATCGGGGTGCAAAGTGAACAACTTGACAGAGATGACGTTACTACCTCTAATCTAGAAGTTATCAATGGTGCTTCTTTTGGTGTGTTTACTAAAAAAGAGGGCAGTAACCTGCGTTGGGTACCGCTGATGAAATCATCTTCAAATACCGACTTGCTTGATGTGGCGGCCTATACGACGAATCGTGATCCTATGGAATTATCGCGAGACTTTAGCAATGACAACCGTCAATACGTGCTTGCCGCGCGCTTAATGGGTAAGGCTAATTCTGCGTTTGAAAATGCCCCTGAAGGGGACAGCACGGGTGAATTTCAGCGCTCAACTCAACAGCTTAATGTCATAGTTGTAGCAGACACGGATCTATTAGCAGATAGATTTTGGGTGCAGCAAGCAAACTTTTTCGGTGAGACAGTTTTTACCCCTTTTGCGAATAACGGCGACTTCGTGACGAATACCGTTGAAAACCTAGCTGGCAGTAATGCACTCATTAGCATTCGTAGTCGCGGTACATTTGCACGTCCATTCAAGACAGTTGATGCTTTGACTTTTGAGGCGGAAAGGAAATTCCGCGAGCAGGAGCAGTTGTTGCAATTACAATTGGAAGAAACCGAACAACAGTTATCTCAATTGCAAAGTCAGCAAACCGATAGTGCCACATTAGTGATTTCTCCTCAGCAACAACAAGCTGTTGATGACTTTATGGCCAAGCGAATCGAGATTCGCAAAGCATTAAGAGATGTTCGTCATCAGTTAGACAAAGATATTGAAGAGTTAGGTAACTGGTTGAAGTTTATCAATATTGCCGTTGCGCCGATTGTGCTAATGTTAATTCTATTGTTGTTGGCAAGATTACTTAGGACCAAATCAAAAGGGAATGAGGGAGCGGCGTCATGA
- the folD gene encoding bifunctional methylenetetrahydrofolate dehydrogenase/methenyltetrahydrofolate cyclohydrolase FolD, whose product MPAQIINGKSIAKQVRENVAAQVEAITAAGKRAPGLAVIKVGQDPASGVYVANKRRACEEVGFVDKAFDMPANTTQQDLLALVDKLNLDPEVDGILVQLPLPAGLNADQVLERIQPNKDVDGFHPYNIGRLVQRMPALRPCTPKGIMTLIESTKRPAKGLDAVIVGASNIVGRPMSLELLLAGCTVTTCHKFTQDLKSHVARADILVVAVGKPEFIPGDWVKPGAIVIDVGINRKADGSLVGDVEFEAAKERAGWITPVPGGVGPMTVASLIENTLEAYIKYRY is encoded by the coding sequence GCAGGCAAACGAGCACCCGGTCTGGCGGTTATTAAAGTGGGTCAAGACCCTGCCTCCGGCGTATATGTAGCGAATAAGCGCAGAGCATGCGAAGAAGTCGGTTTCGTCGATAAGGCTTTTGATATGCCTGCAAATACCACCCAACAGGATCTATTAGCCTTGGTAGATAAACTCAACCTTGATCCTGAAGTGGATGGTATTTTAGTCCAGTTGCCCCTACCTGCTGGTCTCAATGCTGATCAGGTATTAGAACGTATCCAGCCGAATAAAGACGTTGATGGCTTCCATCCATACAACATTGGTCGTCTGGTTCAGCGCATGCCTGCCTTAAGACCCTGCACCCCAAAAGGTATCATGACCCTTATCGAATCCACTAAGCGCCCTGCCAAAGGTTTAGATGCCGTTATTGTCGGTGCTTCCAACATTGTTGGCCGCCCCATGTCATTAGAACTCCTATTGGCAGGTTGTACGGTGACAACATGTCATAAGTTTACCCAAGATTTGAAAAGTCATGTCGCCCGGGCCGATATTTTGGTAGTTGCAGTAGGTAAACCTGAATTTATCCCAGGGGATTGGGTTAAACCGGGCGCGATTGTGATCGATGTTGGTATTAATCGAAAGGCAGATGGTAGCCTAGTTGGCGATGTTGAATTTGAGGCAGCAAAAGAACGTGCAGGCTGGATAACCCCAGTACCTGGCGGTGTAGGGCCTATGACAGTCGCCAGCCTAATTGAAAACACCCTTGAAGCCTACATTAAGTATCGTTACTAA
- a CDS encoding DUF4340 domain-containing protein, translated as MNRQLIALVAILATVGAAIYYLLVQSNNQVATRALLFPNLTQQAANIDFIEVTQPSGRVFNATKKASDWITALDEVGVDYPMEQARLAELVENLATAILFEAKTTKPENYEHLGLQDITQADSQATEVSIRAGGSQYRILIGANASSGQGSYVRLTDESQTWLLNKVIDLPSNQYDWLKQPILNIDVSQVDSMVRIGDGGFSIIKSSGGEYQFQLTNLSSAQSLKYDSIVDGFVTNLMALDFEKILGVDSATWQELPVVAGFQISLSDGTVIEASLRQEQHLNYIMFTALGGQGGDYWDGLVYQISSFNAGQIGRTLADFVEQTKGIDASQTMSTDEGESPSN; from the coding sequence ATGAATAGGCAACTTATTGCGCTAGTAGCAATATTAGCTACGGTTGGCGCAGCGATTTATTACTTGCTTGTACAGTCGAATAATCAGGTAGCCACTAGAGCATTATTGTTTCCCAACCTTACACAGCAAGCTGCCAACATTGATTTTATCGAAGTTACACAGCCAAGCGGACGGGTATTCAACGCCACAAAAAAAGCTTCAGATTGGATAACGGCCTTAGATGAAGTTGGGGTTGATTATCCAATGGAACAGGCTAGGTTGGCCGAGCTGGTTGAGAATCTCGCAACCGCCATTTTATTCGAGGCTAAAACCACCAAGCCTGAAAACTATGAACACTTAGGCTTGCAGGATATCACCCAAGCAGATAGTCAGGCCACTGAAGTCTCGATACGAGCCGGCGGCAGTCAATATCGTATTTTGATTGGTGCAAATGCAAGTTCAGGCCAAGGTTCATATGTGAGACTCACCGATGAAAGCCAAACTTGGCTGTTAAACAAAGTTATTGATTTACCAAGTAACCAATATGACTGGCTGAAACAGCCCATATTAAATATAGATGTAAGTCAGGTAGACTCAATGGTGCGTATAGGTGACGGGGGTTTTAGTATTATAAAATCATCTGGGGGAGAATATCAGTTTCAATTAACTAATCTCAGCTCAGCACAATCACTAAAGTATGACTCTATCGTAGATGGTTTTGTGACTAACCTGATGGCATTAGATTTTGAAAAAATTCTAGGTGTGGATTCTGCAACTTGGCAGGAATTACCTGTTGTCGCTGGATTTCAAATTTCGTTGTCTGATGGCACTGTTATAGAGGCATCTTTACGGCAAGAACAGCATCTAAATTACATCATGTTTACCGCGTTGGGCGGGCAGGGCGGTGATTACTGGGATGGGTTGGTATATCAAATATCTAGCTTCAATGCTGGTCAGATAGGTCGAACGCTAGCTGACTTTGTTGAGCAAACTAAAGGGATAGATGCTTCTCAAACTATGTCAACTGACGAGGGTGAGTCGCCCTCTAATTAA
- a CDS encoding DUF1415 domain-containing protein: protein MSVSSNQDKVISSTVAWIDKVVIGLNFCPFAKREVLRQSVRYRYLAHPSMGQLVEALEFEVTHLHNEPQTETTLIICAARYESFFDYLDALERLENWIDDNGYRGIYQIASFHPDYFFEGEDADSPSNFTNRSPYPMFHLLREESLDRAIRAHKEPQQIPFDNIETANQIGLLGLRKLLLACFN from the coding sequence ATGAGTGTTTCTAGCAACCAAGACAAAGTCATATCCAGCACAGTCGCATGGATCGATAAGGTAGTGATAGGGCTCAATTTTTGTCCTTTCGCAAAGCGTGAAGTTTTGCGCCAATCGGTCCGCTATCGATACCTAGCACATCCCTCTATGGGACAATTAGTAGAAGCTCTTGAGTTTGAAGTTACCCATTTGCACAACGAGCCACAGACCGAAACCACTTTGATAATTTGTGCAGCAAGGTATGAAAGTTTTTTCGACTATCTCGATGCTTTGGAACGACTAGAAAATTGGATTGACGATAATGGCTATCGTGGTATTTATCAGATCGCTAGTTTCCACCCCGATTATTTCTTTGAAGGTGAGGATGCAGATTCTCCGTCGAATTTCACCAATCGCTCACCCTACCCTATGTTTCACTTACTTCGTGAAGAAAGTTTAGACCGAGCGATTCGTGCCCACAAAGAGCCGCAGCAAATACCATTTGATAATATTGAAACCGCGAATCAAATCGGTCTGCTAGGGCTGCGAAAATTGTTACTAGCGTGCTTTAATTAG